From a region of the Actinomadura luzonensis genome:
- a CDS encoding LysR family transcriptional regulator has protein sequence MEADIEGLRAFVVTAEELHFARAGARLFITQQALSKRVRRLEEALAVPLFRRSTRAVELSEEGRRLLPHAIEAVAAFDRAVRAVRGQEEPLRVDVYDERFTPLRLVRRASERDPRVRIELSMRQGLSAALPALRRQEIDAAFGRVHGTPTPWPAELAYRLVRLEPLHAFVPEDHRLAGKDVLRPADLREAGIAMPDPAGATEWRDYLRRLADRFGAPLRFNAPAIGQRHLVEQFLAEKEAVGLGESSIDPAGSGLRRIPIVRPTPLLPWSVVWHRRNPRPLLRALLRQLRACAPPAQPDPEVWLPETDLGPVP, from the coding sequence ATGGAGGCCGACATCGAGGGCCTGCGCGCCTTCGTCGTGACCGCGGAGGAGCTGCACTTCGCCCGGGCCGGCGCGCGGCTGTTCATCACCCAGCAGGCGCTGTCCAAGCGCGTCCGCCGCCTGGAGGAGGCCCTGGCGGTCCCGCTGTTCCGGCGCAGCACCCGGGCGGTGGAGCTGAGCGAGGAGGGACGGCGGCTGCTGCCGCACGCGATCGAGGCCGTCGCCGCCTTCGACCGGGCCGTGCGCGCGGTGCGCGGGCAGGAGGAGCCGCTGCGGGTGGACGTCTACGACGAGCGGTTCACGCCCCTGCGGCTGGTGCGCCGGGCCAGCGAACGCGACCCGCGGGTGCGGATCGAGCTGAGCATGCGGCAGGGGTTGTCGGCGGCGTTGCCCGCGCTGCGGCGGCAGGAGATCGACGCGGCCTTCGGACGGGTCCACGGCACGCCGACGCCGTGGCCGGCCGAGCTCGCGTACCGGCTGGTGCGGCTGGAGCCGCTGCACGCGTTCGTCCCGGAGGACCACCGGCTCGCCGGCAAGGACGTGCTGCGCCCGGCCGACCTGCGCGAGGCGGGCATCGCCATGCCCGACCCGGCGGGCGCCACCGAGTGGCGGGACTACCTGCGGCGGCTGGCCGACCGCTTCGGGGCGCCGCTCCGGTTCAACGCGCCGGCCATCGGCCAGCGGCACCTGGTGGAGCAGTTCCTTGCCGAGAAGGAGGCAGTGGGGCTGGGGGAGAGCAGCATCGACCCGGCGGGCAGCGGGCTGCGCCGCATCCCGATCGTCCGGCCGACGCCGCTCCTGCCCTGGTCGGTGGTGTGGCACCGGCGCAACCCGCGGCCGCTGCTGCGGGCGTTGCTGCGCCAGCTCCGCGCGTGCGCGCCGCCCGCGCAGCCCGACCCGGAGGTGTGGCTGCCGGAGACCGACCTCGGCCCCGTGCCGTGA
- a CDS encoding serine hydrolase domain-containing protein: MHDERGDWAGSAGARKLGSAAAPPVNGRYWIGSTTKTFTATLVLQLVAEGRVGLDSPVAGYLPELGLDPRITVRMLLRHNSGLFNYTGEYYPDGTVVPGIPGTGKEWLDHRFTSYHPEELVRLALSKPARFEPGTNWSYSNTNYTLALLLVEKVTGHSYAEEMRRRILRPLGLTGTLVPGDQSRLPGPHAHGYLRYQDGDQWRVVDVSRQNLSMLAGAGDMISTTKDVQTFFTALLRGRLLPAALVAEMYRDPDPRSESLYGRYGLGMYVLDTGPDCAGVVLDHNGSPPAGYGSLMYSTPDGSRTLTASLTMGDAAIDLGTVFPKALDRLVKAVFCDKR, encoded by the coding sequence GTGCACGACGAGCGGGGCGACTGGGCCGGCAGCGCCGGCGCGCGCAAGCTGGGCTCGGCCGCCGCGCCCCCGGTGAACGGGCGGTACTGGATCGGCAGCACCACCAAGACCTTCACCGCGACCCTGGTGCTGCAACTGGTCGCCGAGGGCCGGGTCGGGCTGGACAGCCCGGTCGCCGGCTACCTGCCCGAGCTGGGGCTGGACCCGCGCATCACGGTACGGATGCTGTTGCGGCACAACAGCGGGCTGTTCAACTACACCGGCGAGTACTACCCCGACGGGACGGTCGTGCCCGGCATCCCCGGGACCGGCAAGGAGTGGCTGGACCACCGCTTCACCTCCTACCATCCGGAGGAGCTGGTGCGGCTGGCGCTGTCCAAGCCGGCCCGGTTCGAGCCGGGGACGAACTGGAGCTACTCCAACACCAACTACACCCTCGCCCTGCTGCTCGTCGAGAAGGTCACCGGCCACTCGTACGCCGAGGAGATGCGCCGCCGCATCCTGCGCCCGCTCGGCCTCACCGGCACCCTCGTGCCAGGCGACCAGTCGCGGCTCCCCGGCCCGCACGCGCACGGCTACCTCCGCTACCAGGACGGCGACCAGTGGCGGGTGGTGGACGTCAGCCGGCAGAACCTCTCCATGCTGGCCGGCGCCGGCGACATGATCTCGACCACCAAGGACGTCCAGACGTTCTTCACCGCGCTGCTGCGAGGCAGGCTCCTGCCCGCCGCGCTCGTGGCCGAGATGTACCGCGACCCGGACCCGAGGAGCGAGAGCCTGTACGGCCGCTACGGTCTCGGCATGTACGTGCTGGACACCGGCCCGGACTGCGCCGGCGTCGTCCTCGACCACAACGGCAGCCCGCCCGCCGGCTATGGGTCGCTGATGTACAGCACGCCCGACGGCAGCAGGACCCTGACCGCCTCGCTCACCATGGGCGACGCCGCGATCGACCTCGGAACGGTGTTCCCGAAGGCGCTGGACCGGCTCGTCAAGGCCGTGTTCTGCGACAAGCGCTGA
- a CDS encoding helix-turn-helix domain-containing protein translates to MRVAELLARDDMRLTLITDDPGGGLLDREIRRAYPTDLPDPRRYLRSGDLVLTSGVWYAEPADCERFADALWAADAAALVVGLVVLGELPPALVTACERRRLPLLLAAPDQAFGAITEVVTAEGFAAEQRRAERVRAQTLLDVLGQIPPGEVSAHLRLLGADPGQPTAALVVARAGRDGPDLPELLHEGLARKGRHLVVGGTPEEAVVLVNGRASRKSLADELRALAAARPGLAIAAGISEMTASVSQLGEALETARRGMESARGGPGPVSIMSVADIDNVDLLLAALPPSVRRTFRDHLLGPVEEYDARHGSELLRTLDVFLETCGSWQRTADELYVHVNTLRYRMQRVEELTGRRMSSMRDRTDLYLALRSGGKSARDEPAP, encoded by the coding sequence ATGAGGGTGGCGGAGCTGCTCGCCCGCGACGACATGCGGCTGACACTGATCACGGACGATCCGGGCGGCGGGCTGCTCGATCGCGAGATCCGGCGCGCGTACCCGACCGACCTGCCCGACCCGCGGCGCTACCTGCGCTCCGGCGACCTCGTGCTGACCAGCGGCGTCTGGTACGCCGAGCCGGCCGACTGCGAGCGCTTCGCCGACGCCCTGTGGGCCGCCGACGCCGCCGCGCTGGTCGTGGGCCTGGTGGTGCTCGGGGAGCTGCCGCCCGCGCTGGTCACGGCGTGCGAGCGGCGTCGGCTGCCGCTGCTGCTGGCCGCGCCCGACCAGGCGTTCGGGGCGATCACCGAGGTGGTGACGGCCGAGGGGTTCGCCGCCGAGCAGCGCAGGGCCGAGCGGGTGCGGGCCCAGACCCTGCTGGACGTGCTCGGCCAGATCCCGCCCGGCGAGGTCTCGGCCCACCTGCGGCTGCTCGGCGCCGACCCCGGCCAGCCCACCGCCGCCCTGGTCGTGGCCCGGGCCGGCCGGGACGGGCCCGACCTGCCCGAGCTGCTGCACGAGGGCCTGGCGAGGAAGGGCCGCCACCTCGTCGTCGGCGGCACGCCGGAGGAGGCCGTGGTGCTGGTCAACGGCCGGGCCTCGCGCAAGAGCCTGGCCGACGAGCTGCGCGCGCTGGCCGCCGCCCGTCCCGGCCTCGCCATCGCGGCCGGCATCAGCGAGATGACGGCCAGCGTCTCCCAGCTCGGCGAGGCCCTGGAGACCGCCCGCCGGGGCATGGAGTCGGCGCGCGGCGGCCCCGGGCCGGTCTCGATCATGTCGGTGGCCGACATCGACAACGTGGACCTGCTGCTGGCCGCGCTCCCGCCGAGCGTGCGGCGCACGTTCCGCGACCACCTGCTCGGCCCGGTCGAGGAGTACGACGCCCGGCACGGCTCGGAGCTGCTGCGCACGCTGGACGTCTTCCTGGAGACGTGCGGCTCCTGGCAGCGCACCGCCGACGAGCTGTACGTGCACGTCAACACGTTGCGCTACCGGATGCAGCGCGTAGAGGAGCTGACCGGGCGGCGCATGTCGTCGATGCGCGACCGCACCGACCTGTACCTGGCGCTGCGCTCAGGAGGGAAGAGCGCCCGCGACGAGCCGGCCCCGTGA
- the ilvC gene encoding ketol-acid reductoisomerase: protein MYYDDQADLSIIQGRHVAVLGYGSQGHAHALSLRDSGVDVRVGLPEGSKSREKAENDGLRVVTPAEAVEEANLTMILAPDHVQRDLYAQHVAPNLVEGDALFFGHGLNIRYGLIEAPEGVDVCMVAPKGPGHLVRRQFEAGRGVPCLVAVEKDASGKALDLALSYAKGIGGTRAGALRTTFKEETETDLFGEQAVLCGGVSELIKAGFDTLIEAGYQPEVAYFECLHEMKLIVDLMYEGGISKMYWSVSDTAEYGGYTRGPRVVTEETRQEMRRILGEIQDGSFARELVEEFDSGQKKFQQYREELSEDAIEKTGAKLRPMMSWLKG, encoded by the coding sequence ATCTACTACGACGACCAGGCCGACCTGTCGATCATCCAGGGACGCCACGTGGCCGTGCTGGGGTACGGCAGCCAGGGCCACGCCCACGCGCTCTCCCTGCGTGACAGCGGCGTCGACGTGCGCGTCGGCCTGCCCGAGGGCTCCAAGAGCCGCGAGAAGGCGGAGAACGACGGGCTGCGCGTCGTCACCCCGGCCGAGGCCGTCGAGGAGGCCAACCTCACGATGATCCTCGCGCCGGACCACGTCCAGCGCGACCTGTACGCCCAGCACGTGGCGCCCAACCTGGTCGAGGGCGACGCCCTCTTCTTCGGCCACGGCCTCAACATCCGCTACGGCCTCATCGAGGCCCCCGAGGGCGTCGACGTCTGCATGGTCGCCCCCAAGGGCCCCGGCCACCTCGTGCGCCGCCAGTTCGAGGCCGGCCGCGGCGTGCCCTGCCTCGTCGCCGTCGAGAAGGATGCCTCCGGCAAGGCGCTCGACCTCGCGCTGTCGTACGCCAAGGGCATCGGCGGCACTCGCGCCGGCGCGCTGCGCACCACGTTCAAGGAGGAGACCGAGACCGACCTGTTCGGCGAGCAGGCCGTGCTGTGCGGCGGCGTGTCCGAGCTCATCAAGGCCGGCTTCGACACCCTCATCGAGGCGGGCTACCAGCCCGAGGTCGCCTACTTCGAGTGCCTCCACGAGATGAAGCTCATCGTCGACCTCATGTACGAGGGCGGCATCTCCAAGATGTACTGGTCGGTCTCCGACACCGCCGAGTACGGCGGCTACACCCGCGGGCCGCGCGTGGTCACCGAGGAGACCCGGCAGGAGATGCGCCGCATCCTGGGCGAGATCCAGGACGGGTCGTTCGCGCGTGAGCTGGTCGAGGAGTTCGACAGCGGGCAGAAGAAGTTCCAGCAGTACCGCGAGGAGCTGTCCGAGGACGCCATCGAGAAGACGGGTGCGAAGCTGCGTCCGATGATGAGCTGGCTCAAGGGCTGA
- the ilvN gene encoding acetolactate synthase small subunit, giving the protein MSRHTLSVLVENKPGVLARVSALFSRRGFNIDSLAVGPTEHDDISRITIVVSVEELPLEQVTKQLNKLVNVLKIVELDPSQSVQRELMLIKVKADAESRSHVLELVQLFRARCVDVAADAVTIEVTGTPDKLEAFVKVLEPFGIKELVQSGMVAIGRGARSITDRSLRALDRTA; this is encoded by the coding sequence ATGAGTAGGCACACGCTGTCCGTGCTTGTCGAGAACAAGCCCGGCGTCCTCGCGCGCGTGTCCGCGTTGTTCAGCCGGCGGGGCTTCAACATCGACTCGCTGGCCGTCGGGCCGACCGAGCACGACGACATCTCCCGCATCACGATCGTCGTGAGCGTCGAGGAACTGCCCCTCGAACAGGTCACCAAGCAGCTCAACAAGCTGGTGAACGTGCTCAAGATCGTCGAGCTGGACCCGTCGCAGTCCGTGCAGCGCGAGCTCATGCTCATCAAGGTCAAGGCCGACGCCGAGAGCCGATCGCACGTGCTGGAGCTCGTCCAGCTCTTCCGGGCCCGCTGCGTCGACGTGGCCGCCGACGCCGTGACCATCGAGGTCACCGGCACCCCCGACAAGCTGGAGGCCTTCGTCAAGGTCCTCGAGCCGTTCGGGATCAAAGAACTCGTCCAGTCGGGCATGGTGGCCATCGGCCGCGGTGCCCGTTCCATCACCGACCGGTCCCTCAGGGCACTGGACCGTACCGCCTGA
- a CDS encoding siderophore-interacting protein, translating to MTATRPGLARRLLDRMLVTGEIVEVEEVAPRMRRIRIGGEALAGLSWTPGQHVRVLIGDGGGLLGGVLRTYSVWAHDPTWEALDLIGLDHGGDAPGARWVRAAAPGQEVAFTRPDGSFVLREEARYHLFAGEETAAVAFGAMLRALPREAAAYGVVEAERPGDHLGLPRELTRVCREGALAAGSAVLVDAVRALDLPDRPGVAYLAGEARTVQAIRAHLVHERGWSRRDVRTKPFWTPGRRGLD from the coding sequence GTGACCGCGACCCGGCCGGGCCTGGCCCGGCGGCTGCTGGACCGGATGCTCGTGACGGGAGAGATCGTCGAGGTGGAGGAGGTGGCCCCGCGCATGCGCCGGATCAGGATCGGCGGCGAGGCCCTCGCCGGGCTCTCCTGGACGCCGGGCCAGCACGTGCGGGTGCTCATCGGTGACGGCGGCGGCCTGCTGGGCGGGGTCCTGCGGACGTACTCGGTGTGGGCCCACGACCCCACCTGGGAGGCCCTGGACCTGATCGGCCTCGACCACGGCGGCGACGCCCCTGGAGCCCGCTGGGTGCGGGCGGCCGCGCCCGGCCAGGAGGTGGCCTTCACCCGTCCCGACGGGAGCTTCGTGCTGCGGGAGGAGGCCCGCTACCACCTGTTCGCGGGGGAGGAGACGGCGGCGGTCGCGTTCGGCGCGATGTTGCGCGCCCTGCCGCGCGAGGCGGCGGCGTACGGCGTGGTGGAGGCCGAGCGGCCCGGCGACCACCTCGGGCTGCCGCGCGAGCTGACCCGGGTGTGCCGGGAGGGCGCCCTGGCGGCCGGGTCCGCGGTGCTGGTGGACGCCGTGCGCGCGCTGGACCTGCCGGACCGGCCGGGCGTCGCCTACCTGGCGGGCGAGGCCCGCACCGTCCAGGCGATCCGCGCGCACCTGGTGCACGAGCGTGGCTGGAGCCGCAGGGACGTGCGCACGAAGCCGTTCTGGACGCCCGGCCGCCGCGGTCTCGACTGA
- a CDS encoding L,D-transpeptidase → MLLLLLAGCAQDGPGPPRPAAPQDPGRAAKLSITPADGTRKVPPDTAISVKVTDGTLTGVIVADEQGREVPGRTDATGTWRPAWPLRPSAAYTVRARATGTDGAQVTGRTAFTTLKPKRVLESGMSPLDGERVGVGMPIQLLLSRPVTAREDRAAVERSLTVRMSKPVEGAWSWVSDREVQFRPRAYWPSGERVTVVAHLAGLSVGRDVWGARDRSVTFTVGPQHITEIRDRTHRAVVRENGRIVKTIPVSLGKRGDESYSGTMIAQEKAPDFLMDSATVGRPGEYFAHTKWNVRLTYSGMFFHAAPWSVSDQGSRNVSHGCVNVSLADAHWFYRFTQRGDIIQVKGTSRRLRFGNGPTPWAKTWEEWLAGSALGRSADA, encoded by the coding sequence GTGCTGCTGCTCCTGCTCGCCGGATGCGCCCAGGACGGCCCCGGCCCGCCGCGGCCCGCGGCCCCGCAGGACCCCGGCCGGGCGGCCAAGCTGTCGATCACGCCCGCCGACGGGACGCGGAAGGTCCCGCCGGACACCGCGATCAGCGTCAAGGTCACCGACGGCACGCTCACCGGGGTGATCGTCGCCGACGAGCAGGGCCGCGAGGTCCCCGGCCGGACCGACGCGACCGGCACCTGGCGGCCGGCCTGGCCGCTGCGGCCCTCGGCCGCCTACACCGTGCGCGCCCGGGCCACCGGCACGGACGGCGCACAGGTGACCGGGCGGACCGCGTTCACTACCCTCAAGCCCAAGCGGGTGCTGGAGAGCGGCATGTCCCCCCTCGACGGCGAGCGGGTCGGCGTCGGGATGCCGATCCAGCTCCTGCTGTCGCGGCCGGTGACCGCGCGGGAGGACCGGGCCGCCGTCGAACGGTCGCTCACCGTCCGCATGTCGAAGCCGGTCGAGGGCGCCTGGAGCTGGGTCAGCGACCGGGAGGTGCAGTTCCGGCCGCGCGCGTACTGGCCGAGCGGCGAGCGCGTCACGGTCGTCGCCCACCTGGCCGGCCTGTCCGTCGGCCGGGACGTCTGGGGCGCCAGGGACCGCAGCGTCACCTTCACCGTCGGCCCCCAGCACATCACCGAGATCCGTGACAGGACCCACCGCGCCGTCGTGCGCGAGAACGGCCGGATCGTCAAGACGATCCCGGTCAGCCTCGGCAAACGGGGCGACGAGAGCTACTCCGGCACCATGATCGCGCAGGAGAAGGCCCCCGACTTCCTCATGGACTCCGCCACCGTCGGCAGACCCGGCGAGTACTTCGCGCACACCAAGTGGAACGTCCGGCTCACCTACAGCGGCATGTTCTTCCACGCCGCGCCCTGGTCCGTCAGCGACCAGGGCAGCCGCAACGTCAGCCACGGGTGCGTCAACGTCAGCCTGGCCGACGCCCACTGGTTCTACCGGTTCACCCAGCGCGGGGACATCATCCAGGTCAAAGGCACCTCGCGCCGGCTGCGGTTCGGCAACGGGCCGACGCCGTGGGCCAAGACGTGGGAGGAGTGGCTGGCGGGCAGCGCCCTCGGCAGGTCCGCGGACGCCTAG
- a CDS encoding adenosine deaminase, with protein sequence MRPKAELHLHIEGTLEPELVVELARRNRVELPTFDVAAIRARYSFTSLQSFLDVYYENMAVLRTEQDFYDLATAYLRRAAAQGVRHAEIFFDPQAHLVRGVPLEVVLGGLSAALKDGGLSAALIMCFLRDRGAEEAERVLRAALPFREQFIGVGLDSAEVGHPPSLFRRVFDIAAAEGLRRVAHAGEEGGPDYVWEALDVLRVERVDHGIRAMEDPQLVARLRAERIPLTVCPLSNVRLRAVPSLRDHILPAMLDEGLLVTVNSDDPAYFGGYVEDNFAALRRELGMTDEQLDRLARNSFEASFCYEG encoded by the coding sequence ATGCGTCCGAAAGCGGAACTCCACCTGCACATCGAGGGCACCCTCGAACCCGAGCTCGTCGTCGAGCTGGCCCGGCGCAACCGGGTCGAGCTGCCCACCTTCGACGTGGCGGCGATCCGGGCGCGGTACTCGTTCACGAGCCTGCAGTCGTTCCTGGACGTCTACTACGAGAACATGGCGGTGCTCCGCACCGAGCAGGACTTCTACGACCTGGCCACCGCCTACCTGCGCCGGGCCGCCGCGCAGGGGGTGCGGCACGCCGAGATCTTCTTCGACCCGCAGGCGCACCTGGTCAGGGGCGTGCCGCTGGAGGTCGTGCTCGGCGGGTTGTCGGCGGCGCTGAAGGACGGCGGGCTGTCGGCCGCGCTGATCATGTGCTTCCTCCGCGACAGGGGCGCGGAGGAGGCCGAGCGGGTGCTGCGGGCCGCGCTGCCCTTCCGGGAGCAGTTCATCGGGGTGGGGCTGGACTCGGCCGAGGTGGGGCATCCGCCGTCGTTGTTCCGCCGGGTCTTCGACATCGCGGCGGCCGAGGGGCTGCGGCGGGTCGCGCACGCGGGCGAGGAGGGCGGGCCCGACTACGTCTGGGAGGCCCTGGACGTGCTGCGCGTGGAGCGCGTGGACCACGGCATCAGGGCGATGGAGGACCCGCAGCTCGTGGCCCGGCTGCGGGCCGAGCGCATCCCGCTGACCGTGTGCCCGCTGTCGAACGTGCGGCTGCGGGCGGTGCCGTCCCTCCGCGACCACATCCTGCCCGCGATGCTGGACGAGGGCCTGCTGGTGACGGTCAACTCCGACGATCCCGCGTACTTCGGCGGCTACGTCGAGGACAACTTCGCCGCGCTGCGGCGCGAGCTGGGGATGACGGACGAGCAGCTCGACCGGCTGGCCCGCAACTCCTTCGAGGCGTCCTTCTGTTACGAAGGGTGA
- a CDS encoding MBL fold metallo-hydrolase produces MKIERLRPELHLILLEFGQAYLWDDDGELTLVDTGIATSGSDLAAALGELGFTTADVRRVVLTHFHEDHAGGAAEVSGWGEVTVLAHRLEAPVIRGERPAPAPDFTDEERELHRALGAHLLPPAPACRVDRELEEGDVLGFGGGAHVIHTPGHTDGSIALHLPRAGVLFTGDTVAHVGGQVMPGVFNLDRAEMLRSFRRLAGIDAGLACVGHGEPVHDARDALTATLSTL; encoded by the coding sequence ATGAAGATCGAACGACTCCGTCCCGAGCTGCACCTGATCCTGCTGGAGTTCGGCCAGGCTTACCTGTGGGACGACGACGGCGAGCTGACGCTGGTCGACACCGGGATCGCCACCTCCGGGAGCGACCTCGCGGCCGCGCTCGGCGAGCTGGGCTTCACCACGGCGGACGTCAGGCGGGTCGTGCTCACCCACTTCCACGAGGATCACGCCGGCGGCGCGGCCGAGGTCAGCGGATGGGGCGAGGTCACCGTGCTGGCGCACCGGCTGGAGGCGCCGGTGATCCGCGGCGAGCGTCCCGCGCCCGCCCCCGACTTCACCGACGAGGAACGCGAGCTCCACCGCGCCCTGGGCGCCCACCTGCTGCCGCCCGCGCCCGCCTGCCGGGTGGACCGCGAGCTGGAGGAGGGCGACGTGCTCGGTTTCGGCGGCGGCGCGCACGTGATCCACACGCCCGGCCACACCGACGGCAGCATCGCCCTGCACCTGCCGCGCGCCGGGGTGCTGTTCACCGGCGACACGGTCGCGCACGTGGGCGGGCAGGTCATGCCCGGCGTGTTCAACCTCGACCGGGCCGAGATGCTGCGTTCCTTCCGCAGGCTCGCCGGGATCGACGCCGGGCTCGCCTGCGTCGGCCACGGCGAGCCCGTCCACGACGCCCGCGACGCCCTCACCGCGACCCTCAGCACACTGTGA
- a CDS encoding PadR family transcriptional regulator gives MMMNARRAPGGFGPTGRVFGPGELRLAVLALIAEQPGHGYQIMSRLSDRFNGTYEPSAGSIYPTLQLLEDEGLVRVEQADGRKVHHVTDDGRRVVAEQAAEIERLWGRAASRGEWGLFREPEAAEIVGPALRLVKAAVKALAHSHGDPRVVERIQEIFVEARRRIEDLDPRRGR, from the coding sequence ATGATGATGAACGCGCGCCGCGCCCCCGGCGGCTTCGGCCCCACCGGGCGCGTCTTCGGGCCGGGCGAGCTGCGCCTGGCCGTGCTCGCGCTGATCGCCGAGCAGCCCGGCCACGGCTACCAGATCATGAGCCGCCTGTCCGACCGCTTCAACGGCACCTACGAGCCCAGCGCCGGCTCCATCTACCCCACCCTCCAGCTCCTGGAGGACGAGGGCCTGGTCCGCGTCGAGCAGGCCGACGGCCGCAAGGTCCACCACGTCACCGACGACGGCCGCCGCGTCGTGGCGGAGCAGGCCGCCGAGATCGAGCGGCTGTGGGGGCGGGCGGCCAGCAGGGGCGAGTGGGGCCTGTTCCGCGAGCCGGAGGCGGCCGAGATCGTCGGCCCCGCGCTGCGCCTGGTCAAGGCCGCGGTGAAGGCGCTCGCGCACAGCCACGGCGACCCCCGGGTGGTCGAACGCATCCAGGAGATCTTCGTCGAGGCCCGCCGCCGCATCGAGGACCTGGACCCGAGGAGGGGGCGGTGA
- the map gene encoding type I methionyl aminopeptidase has translation MIELKSAGEIDAMREAGRVVAAVHAAVRERAAVGVSLKQLDQVARTVIEEAGAGASFLGYHPSFGATPYPGVICTSVNGTMLHGLPTPYRLRDGDLISVDCGAIVDGWHADGTVSFTVGEPRAEDLKLIRVAEETLAAGVEAALPGARLGDIGHAMSTVGRGAGYGMQNDFAGHGIGRAMHEAPFVPNEARAGRGLRLRPGLVIAIEPSLMAGGGDGYCMADDGWSVCSADGSRSVHVEHTVAITADGPVVLTLP, from the coding sequence GTGATCGAGTTGAAGAGCGCCGGCGAGATCGACGCGATGCGCGAGGCGGGACGGGTGGTGGCGGCCGTGCACGCCGCGGTGCGCGAGCGGGCCGCCGTCGGCGTGTCGCTCAAGCAGCTCGACCAGGTGGCCCGGACGGTCATCGAGGAGGCCGGGGCCGGCGCGTCGTTCCTGGGCTACCACCCGTCCTTCGGCGCGACCCCGTACCCGGGCGTCATCTGCACCTCGGTGAACGGGACCATGCTGCACGGCCTGCCGACGCCGTACCGGCTGCGCGACGGCGACCTGATCAGCGTGGACTGCGGCGCGATCGTGGACGGCTGGCACGCCGACGGCACGGTGAGCTTCACCGTCGGCGAGCCGCGCGCCGAGGACCTCAAGCTCATCAGGGTGGCCGAGGAGACGCTGGCCGCGGGCGTCGAGGCGGCGCTGCCCGGCGCCCGGCTCGGCGACATCGGCCACGCGATGTCCACGGTCGGGCGCGGCGCCGGCTACGGCATGCAGAACGACTTCGCCGGCCACGGCATCGGCCGGGCCATGCACGAGGCGCCGTTCGTGCCGAACGAGGCCCGCGCCGGGCGTGGCCTGCGGCTGCGTCCCGGCCTGGTGATCGCGATCGAGCCGAGCCTGATGGCGGGCGGCGGCGACGGCTACTGCATGGCCGACGACGGCTGGTCGGTGTGCTCGGCCGACGGCAGCCGCAGTGTGCACGTGGAGCACACGGTGGCTATCACGGCCGACGGCCCGGTGGTCCTCACGCTGCCCTAA